One genomic window of Cupriavidus oxalaticus includes the following:
- a CDS encoding xanthine dehydrogenase family protein molybdopterin-binding subunit, giving the protein MSEALNGSTTRYIGKSVTRREDKRLMSGQGRFTDDHRFPGMVYAAFVRSPYAHASVTGIDTSAARALPGVVGVLTYADIEGKVGDIRPNWVVGNSRVPPHPALAAERVRYVGEAVAMVVAGSREIAADAAELVSVSYEELPPVVDAEAALADSAPQLHDNVPGNHIGTFRLKGGSYEDALKRADRVVSIRLVNQRLIPSPLEPRALCANFDPADERLTFIVPTQVPHMSRRWLAETLRWPEHRVRIVAPDIGGGFGAKMHFYAEEVLVAFASRHFGLPVSWTETRSENFVATTHGRAHTEYVEAPVTSDGKVLGIRLRSYANLGAYLSNMATGIPTVNTANYITGNYRITSVDVEVNLVTTNTTPVDAYRGAGRPEAAYIIERLMDAVAGELDLDPVELRRRNLVQPDQFPYLPHDGARGKWDSGDYEACLNQATELIGYRRWREQQAALREQGRYIGIGVICYLELVGMGISPMLEKVGFNRGGWESAHIRVHSDGKVTLFSGSMPQGHGHATSFAQIVADALQLPMADIDVVQGDTDRVLAGHGTFNSRSMPVGGSAAYMAAGKILARARRIAAFMLEVPEEEVNYADGRFSSAANPTVIPFSQVARMAYLAHKLPRDFEAGLDERVFYEPVALGAPNGCHAVVVEVDAETGVVTILDYVAVDDVGVLINPMLCHGQMHGGIAQGIGQALYEEASYDDAGQLLSGSLLDYGFPRIEQIPRMRTGFHVSPAPSNPIGVKGIGEAGCVGAPPAVVAAVCDALKPFGISHLDMPLTPPKVWRAIQQSRSAT; this is encoded by the coding sequence ATGAGCGAAGCACTGAACGGCAGCACGACCCGGTATATCGGCAAGTCGGTCACGCGACGGGAAGACAAGCGGCTGATGAGTGGCCAGGGCAGGTTTACCGACGACCACCGGTTCCCTGGCATGGTCTACGCCGCCTTTGTCAGGTCGCCATATGCCCACGCCAGCGTCACCGGCATCGACACCTCGGCCGCGCGCGCGCTTCCCGGCGTGGTTGGCGTGCTGACCTACGCGGATATCGAGGGCAAGGTCGGCGACATCCGGCCGAACTGGGTGGTGGGCAATTCCAGGGTGCCGCCTCATCCGGCCCTCGCGGCGGAGCGCGTGCGGTACGTCGGCGAAGCCGTGGCGATGGTGGTTGCCGGGAGCCGGGAAATCGCGGCGGATGCGGCCGAACTCGTCTCGGTGAGCTACGAGGAATTGCCGCCGGTCGTCGATGCGGAAGCCGCGCTGGCGGACTCCGCGCCCCAGCTCCACGATAACGTGCCGGGCAATCACATCGGCACTTTCCGGCTCAAGGGCGGCAGCTACGAGGACGCATTGAAACGGGCCGACCGCGTCGTATCGATCCGGCTGGTCAACCAGCGGCTGATACCCAGCCCGCTCGAACCCCGCGCCCTGTGCGCAAACTTCGACCCGGCCGACGAGCGCCTCACGTTTATCGTCCCGACCCAGGTCCCGCACATGTCGCGACGCTGGCTGGCGGAAACCCTGCGCTGGCCCGAGCACCGGGTCCGGATCGTGGCACCCGATATCGGCGGCGGATTCGGCGCGAAGATGCACTTCTATGCGGAAGAGGTGCTGGTGGCGTTCGCTTCCAGGCATTTCGGGCTCCCGGTGAGCTGGACCGAGACGCGCAGCGAGAACTTCGTCGCGACCACCCATGGCCGTGCGCATACCGAGTATGTGGAAGCCCCCGTCACCAGCGACGGCAAGGTGCTGGGGATCCGCTTGCGCTCGTACGCCAACCTCGGCGCCTACCTGTCGAACATGGCGACGGGCATCCCTACCGTCAACACGGCCAACTACATCACGGGAAACTACCGGATTACCTCGGTCGACGTGGAAGTGAACCTGGTGACGACCAATACCACGCCGGTCGACGCCTACCGCGGCGCCGGCCGGCCGGAAGCCGCATACATCATCGAGCGGCTGATGGACGCCGTGGCGGGCGAACTGGACCTGGACCCGGTCGAGCTGCGGCGCCGCAACCTGGTGCAACCCGACCAGTTCCCATATCTGCCGCACGACGGCGCGCGCGGCAAATGGGACTCCGGCGATTACGAAGCCTGCCTGAACCAGGCAACCGAGCTGATCGGCTACCGGCGCTGGCGCGAGCAGCAGGCGGCGCTGCGCGAGCAGGGCAGATATATCGGCATTGGCGTGATCTGCTATCTGGAGCTGGTCGGCATGGGCATTTCGCCGATGCTGGAAAAGGTCGGGTTCAACCGCGGCGGCTGGGAAAGCGCGCATATCCGCGTGCACTCCGATGGCAAGGTCACGCTGTTCAGCGGCTCGATGCCGCAGGGCCACGGCCATGCCACCAGTTTCGCGCAGATCGTCGCGGATGCCTTGCAGCTGCCGATGGCAGATATCGACGTCGTGCAGGGCGACACCGACCGCGTGCTGGCTGGCCACGGCACGTTCAACTCACGCTCGATGCCCGTGGGCGGCAGTGCCGCCTACATGGCAGCGGGCAAGATCCTGGCCAGGGCCAGGCGCATCGCCGCCTTCATGCTGGAAGTCCCGGAAGAGGAAGTGAACTATGCAGATGGCCGTTTCTCGAGCGCAGCCAATCCCACCGTTATCCCGTTCTCGCAGGTTGCAAGAATGGCATACCTTGCGCACAAGCTGCCCCGCGATTTTGAAGCAGGGCTGGATGAACGCGTCTTCTATGAGCCGGTCGCCCTGGGAGCGCCGAATGGCTGCCATGCCGTGGTTGTGGAAGTCGATGCCGAGACGGGCGTCGTGACGATCCTCGACTATGTGGCGGTCGACGACGTCGGGGTCCTGATCAATCCGATGCTTTGCCACGGCCAGATGCACGGCGGCATCGCACAGGGTATCGGCCAGGCGCTGTATGAGGAAGCCAGCTACGACGATGCCGGGCAGTTGCTGTCCGGTTCGCTGCTCGACTACGGCTTTCCGCGCATCGAGCAGATCCCCCGCATGCGCACCGGCTTCCATGTCTCGCCGGCGCCGTCGAATCCGATCGGCGTCAAGGGCATCGGCGAGGCGGGCTGCGTCGGTGCGCCGCCCGCGGTGGTGGCGGCGGTTTGCGATGCACTGAAGCCATTCGGCATATCCCATCTCGATATGCCGCTGACGCCGCCGAAGGTCTGGCGTGCCATCCAACAAAGCCGGAGCGCGACATGA
- a CDS encoding SRPBCC family protein: MEFTGTQVINASRAEVWKRLNDPATLQQCLPGCEQYGQAEDGSYDAVIVAAVGPIKARFKGTVRFSGHEEGIGYHIEGNGSGGVAGYGKLGADVRLEDADGGTSLHYVAVAQIGGKLAQIGSRLVGSVANKFLAEFFSRFERLVTQEMERSASLEASS; encoded by the coding sequence TTGGAGTTCACTGGCACACAGGTAATCAATGCTTCCAGGGCAGAGGTCTGGAAGCGGTTGAATGATCCCGCGACGTTGCAGCAGTGCCTGCCGGGATGCGAGCAGTACGGGCAAGCGGAGGATGGCAGCTATGACGCGGTCATCGTCGCGGCAGTCGGGCCGATCAAGGCCCGCTTCAAGGGAACCGTCCGCTTTTCCGGCCACGAAGAAGGCATCGGCTATCACATCGAAGGCAACGGCAGCGGTGGCGTCGCGGGATACGGCAAGCTGGGCGCCGATGTCCGGCTGGAAGACGCCGATGGCGGGACCTCGCTGCACTACGTGGCCGTCGCCCAGATCGGCGGAAAGCTCGCACAGATCGGATCCCGCCTGGTGGGTTCCGTGGCGAACAAGTTCCTCGCGGAGTTCTTTTCCCGCTTTGAGCGGCTGGTCACGCAGGAGATGGAGCGAAGTGCCTCCCTTGAAGCGTCTTCCTGA
- a CDS encoding acetyl-CoA C-acyltransferase, with amino-acid sequence MSRAVIVSFARTPIGKATRGAFNMTHGATMAGHAIQHAVQRAGIDGAEVEDIIFGCGQPIAATGGNVARQGGIRAGLPVSVSGTTLTRFCASGLQAVAFAAQRVLIDKVPVMVAGGVESISLSQPVTLKVAQQEAWLAKHRPDVYLHMIDTAEILAERYGMSRERSDEFALRSQRLTVEAQKAGRYADEIVPLATVKAVKDKVTGETSTVECLLEADEGVRPDTTVAGLGALPAVKGEGYQVTAGNSSQLSDGAAALVVMSEREAERRGLEPLGYFVSLATAGVEPDEMGVGPVRAVPRLLERNELSIDDIDLWELNEAFACQALYCIDKLGLPLERVNVNGGAIAIGHPYGMTGARQTGHILLEGRRRKARYGVVTMCAAGGMGAAGLFEFIH; translated from the coding sequence ATGTCGCGTGCAGTGATCGTTTCGTTTGCCCGCACCCCGATCGGCAAAGCCACCCGGGGCGCATTCAACATGACCCATGGCGCAACCATGGCGGGCCATGCCATCCAGCATGCCGTCCAGCGCGCGGGAATCGACGGCGCTGAAGTCGAGGACATCATCTTCGGCTGCGGCCAGCCCATCGCCGCAACCGGCGGCAACGTTGCCCGGCAAGGCGGCATCCGCGCCGGCCTGCCGGTCTCCGTCAGCGGCACCACCCTGACCCGCTTCTGCGCCTCCGGCCTGCAGGCGGTCGCGTTTGCCGCGCAGCGCGTGCTGATCGACAAGGTGCCGGTGATGGTGGCGGGCGGCGTCGAATCCATCAGCCTGTCGCAGCCGGTCACGCTGAAGGTCGCCCAGCAGGAGGCGTGGCTGGCGAAGCATCGCCCCGACGTCTACCTGCATATGATCGATACGGCCGAAATCCTGGCCGAGCGCTATGGCATGTCGCGCGAGCGCTCCGACGAGTTCGCCCTGCGCAGCCAGCGGCTCACCGTCGAAGCACAAAAGGCAGGCCGCTACGCCGACGAAATCGTCCCGCTGGCAACGGTGAAGGCGGTGAAGGACAAGGTGACCGGCGAGACGTCGACGGTGGAATGCCTGCTCGAGGCCGACGAAGGGGTCCGTCCCGACACCACGGTGGCGGGCCTGGGTGCGCTGCCCGCCGTGAAGGGCGAGGGCTACCAGGTGACGGCCGGCAACTCCAGCCAGCTGTCCGACGGCGCCGCGGCGCTGGTGGTGATGTCCGAGCGTGAGGCCGAACGCCGCGGCCTGGAACCGCTCGGCTACTTTGTCAGCCTGGCCACCGCCGGCGTGGAACCGGACGAAATGGGCGTCGGCCCGGTGCGCGCGGTGCCGCGCCTGCTGGAGCGCAACGAGCTTTCCATCGACGACATCGACCTGTGGGAGCTCAACGAAGCCTTTGCCTGCCAGGCGCTGTACTGCATCGACAAGCTCGGCCTGCCGCTGGAGCGCGTCAACGTCAATGGCGGCGCCATCGCCATCGGCCACCCCTATGGCATGACCGGCGCGCGCCAGACCGGCCACATCCTGCTCGAAGGCCGCCGCCGCAAGGCCAGGTATGGCGTGGTGACCATGTGCGCCGCCGGCGGCATGGGCGCAGCCGGCCTGTTCGAGTTCATCCACTAA
- a CDS encoding (2Fe-2S)-binding protein, translating into MKIENTINGVTGVTEIEPRRLLVHMLRDQKHLTGVHIGCDTSQCGACTVLLDGSTVKSCTVLAAQTDGCELRTIEGMEHDRTTDALKQAFNELHGLQCGFCTPGMLLAARALLGHQPEPAEADVREALHGNLCRCTGYQNIVDAVLLAATRLREAQAVMQAEASR; encoded by the coding sequence GTGAAAATTGAAAACACCATCAATGGCGTGACCGGTGTGACCGAGATCGAGCCAAGGCGGCTGCTGGTGCATATGCTGCGGGACCAGAAGCACCTGACCGGCGTCCATATCGGTTGCGATACGTCGCAATGCGGCGCCTGCACGGTCCTGCTGGACGGCTCGACCGTGAAGTCATGCACGGTGCTGGCCGCGCAAACCGACGGCTGTGAACTGCGCACGATCGAGGGAATGGAGCATGACCGCACGACCGACGCCCTCAAGCAGGCCTTCAACGAACTGCATGGCTTGCAGTGCGGTTTCTGCACGCCGGGAATGCTGCTGGCGGCGCGCGCGCTGCTCGGGCACCAGCCGGAGCCGGCCGAGGCCGATGTCAGGGAGGCGCTGCATGGCAACCTGTGCCGCTGCACCGGGTACCAGAACATCGTCGATGCGGTGCTGCTCGCCGCGACCAGGCTGCGGGAAGCGCAGGCCGTGATGCAAGCGGAGGCCTCCAGATGA
- a CDS encoding enoyl-CoA hydratase/isomerase family protein — protein MTDITEYDTVFIDRDGPCAVVTMNRLEKYNALNTGLRSDLYAALSSLMADRTVRGIVLWGGTKAFVAGGDIPEMLARRPIEAFVPTSGAPDLWALIHHSTIPVIAAIAGPCFGGGLELAMACDLRVAADNALMGQTETNVGLIPGRGGTQRLTRLVGATRAKEMIFTGEIIKPDEAYRIGLVNKVVPADELLAEAKAYVHRIAEKSPHSIAMAKLMINNGQDATLDTALMLEQLAFATLFSTEDMHEGGEAFLNKRRPVYRGV, from the coding sequence ATGACCGACATCACCGAGTACGACACCGTCTTCATCGACCGCGACGGCCCCTGCGCCGTCGTCACCATGAACCGGCTGGAGAAGTACAACGCGCTGAACACGGGACTGCGCAGCGACCTTTACGCGGCACTGTCGTCGCTGATGGCGGACCGGACGGTCCGCGGCATCGTCCTCTGGGGCGGCACCAAGGCCTTCGTGGCGGGCGGCGACATTCCCGAAATGCTCGCGCGCCGGCCGATCGAAGCCTTCGTGCCGACCAGCGGCGCGCCCGACCTGTGGGCGCTGATCCATCACAGCACCATCCCCGTGATCGCGGCCATCGCCGGACCGTGCTTTGGCGGCGGCCTGGAGCTCGCGATGGCGTGCGACCTGCGCGTCGCCGCGGACAATGCCCTGATGGGCCAGACCGAAACCAACGTCGGCCTGATCCCGGGGCGTGGGGGCACGCAGCGGCTGACCCGGCTGGTCGGCGCGACACGCGCCAAGGAAATGATCTTTACCGGCGAAATCATCAAGCCCGACGAGGCCTACCGCATCGGCCTGGTCAACAAGGTGGTGCCCGCGGACGAACTGCTGGCGGAAGCCAAAGCCTACGTGCACCGCATTGCCGAGAAGTCGCCGCACTCGATCGCGATGGCCAAGCTGATGATCAACAACGGCCAGGACGCCACGCTGGATACCGCGCTGATGCTGGAACAGCTGGCCTTTGCCACGCTGTTCAGCACCGAAGACATGCATGAAGGCGGCGAAGCATTCCTCAACAAGCGCCGTCCGGTCTATCGCGGAGTCTGA